A single Desulfuromonas acetoxidans DSM 684 DNA region contains:
- a CDS encoding sensor histidine kinase, giving the protein MKRVLGLRTEIILSSGLLVGAALLFMTFLLLRLTESRLLDQAIKLHTDHSTALSLSVEQLPELEMAQVVEHYARHHKLLHWRLVDQRMMPIAMSTTLTVHGRSQRELRYALLRQSPQIHLSFPSTLNLWPNSQASEQYVEITTSIHRYGATYALQLRYPLHNIFEQLLGLTKLAVLFCFGYGLILVLTAILLLNPSVIRPVTLLTRRALQITDGDLSQRAPESGPREITELGSAFNQMVDSLQNSLEEQRHHYRKLQETHEELKQTRQHLAHSERIASIGNLTSGIAHELGNPLSASIGYLELLKKRCEEPKNRDLIERALNESHRMDQLIKDLLDFAAPDHESGHANCAPSDVLKHSCDMLLQQGALKERHLSTDWPEQLSHVSIPPIKLQQVLVNLILNARDATDSYGAITITATENDSKITIKVEDNGHGIEGQSLETIFDPFYTTKAPGKGRGLGLYVSYQLVHDARGELQATSTQGKGSCFTVTLPIIPGES; this is encoded by the coding sequence ATGAAACGCGTTCTCGGGCTACGCACCGAAATCATCCTTTCCAGCGGATTATTGGTTGGCGCAGCATTGCTGTTTATGACATTTCTGCTGTTGCGCCTGACGGAATCACGCCTGCTGGACCAGGCGATTAAACTCCACACCGATCATTCAACGGCATTGAGCCTTTCTGTAGAACAGTTACCCGAGCTGGAGATGGCTCAGGTGGTCGAACACTATGCGCGACACCATAAACTCCTTCACTGGCGTCTCGTCGATCAACGGATGATGCCGATTGCGATGTCAACAACATTGACGGTTCATGGCCGCTCCCAGCGGGAGTTACGTTACGCCCTGTTGCGACAATCACCGCAGATCCATCTCAGTTTTCCCAGTACGTTGAATCTCTGGCCGAACTCTCAGGCTTCGGAACAATACGTAGAGATAACCACGTCTATTCACCGCTATGGCGCAACCTATGCTCTACAGTTGCGCTACCCGCTTCACAACATATTCGAACAACTTCTCGGCTTGACAAAACTGGCAGTGCTATTCTGTTTCGGCTACGGTCTGATTCTAGTTCTGACCGCCATTCTATTGCTCAACCCCTCGGTCATCCGCCCCGTCACCCTGCTAACCAGACGGGCCTTACAAATTACCGATGGTGATTTAAGTCAGCGCGCTCCAGAATCCGGACCGCGCGAGATTACCGAACTCGGCTCCGCCTTCAACCAGATGGTTGACAGTCTTCAGAACAGTCTCGAAGAACAGCGCCACCACTACCGCAAACTTCAGGAAACCCATGAAGAGCTGAAACAGACGCGACAGCACCTGGCCCATTCGGAACGCATTGCCTCCATCGGCAACCTGACCTCCGGCATTGCTCATGAGCTGGGCAACCCTCTCAGTGCCTCAATCGGCTATCTGGAGTTACTCAAAAAGCGATGTGAAGAGCCTAAAAACCGCGATCTCATTGAGCGCGCCCTCAATGAGAGCCATCGCATGGACCAACTAATCAAAGACTTGCTTGATTTTGCCGCCCCGGATCACGAGTCAGGCCATGCCAACTGTGCCCCTTCTGATGTCCTCAAACACAGCTGCGACATGTTATTGCAACAAGGGGCCCTTAAAGAGCGCCATCTATCGACAGACTGGCCGGAACAATTAAGCCACGTTTCCATACCGCCCATTAAATTACAGCAGGTTCTGGTCAACCTGATCCTCAATGCCCGTGACGCAACGGACAGCTATGGTGCCATTACCATAACGGCAACGGAAAATGACTCGAAGATCACAATTAAGGTTGAAGATAATGGCCATGGCATTGAAGGGCAGAGCCTGGAAACCATTTTTGATCCGTTCTACACCACCAAAGCGCCGGGTAAGGGTCGCGGCCTCGGCTTGTACGTCAGCTATCAACTGGTGCACGATGCTCGGGGCGAGTTACAGGCCACATCAACGCAAGGCAAAGGAAGCTGCTTTACGGTCACACTACCTATCATTCCCGGAGAGTCCTGA